Proteins encoded in a region of the Desulforegula conservatrix Mb1Pa genome:
- the potC gene encoding spermidine/putrescine ABC transporter permease PotC, producing MKNTIKHLYVGLIYLFLYAPLLILIAYSFNKSKYAIGWQGFSLEWYEKLISNQLILDAAMNSLIIAICSSLAATIIGTLAAVAFYRYRFTGRKALYTMVYSVMMSPDIVMGISLLMFFMFIGLKVGFLTLLLSHITFCLPFVVVTVYARISGFDPNITDAAKDLGATEFETFRHIILPMIMPAVLAGWLLSFTLSLDDVIVSFFVTGPSFEILPLKIYSMVRLGVKPEINALSTLLFCFTLVTVTISQLLIKEKKR from the coding sequence ATGAAAAATACAATAAAACACTTATACGTTGGATTAATATATTTATTCCTTTATGCGCCGCTTCTGATTTTGATTGCTTACTCGTTCAACAAGTCCAAATACGCCATAGGATGGCAGGGTTTCAGCCTTGAATGGTATGAAAAGCTTATATCAAATCAGCTTATATTAGATGCTGCAATGAATTCCTTAATAATAGCAATATGTTCAAGCCTTGCCGCAACAATCATTGGCACTCTTGCTGCCGTGGCGTTTTACAGATACCGATTCACAGGCAGAAAAGCCCTCTACACAATGGTGTATTCTGTGATGATGAGCCCTGATATCGTTATGGGAATTTCCCTTCTGATGTTTTTCATGTTCATTGGACTCAAAGTCGGTTTTCTTACTCTACTCTTATCGCATATAACCTTCTGCTTGCCATTTGTTGTTGTGACCGTTTATGCAAGAATAAGCGGATTCGATCCGAACATAACAGATGCGGCAAAGGATCTCGGAGCAACAGAGTTTGAGACATTCAGACATATTATTCTTCCAATGATAATGCCTGCTGTTCTTGCAGGCTGGCTGCTTTCATTCACACTTTCACTCGATGATGTTATTGTAAGCTTCTTTGTGACTGGGCCGTCATTCGAGATACTCCCGCTTAAGATATACTCAATGGTCAGATTGGGGGTTAAGCCGGAAATAAATGCGTTAAGCACACTTTTGTTCTGTTTTACACTGGTTACAGTCACCATATCCCAGCTTCTCATAAAGGAGAAAAAAAGATGA